In the genome of Anabaena cylindrica PCC 7122, the window GAAAAGATTGGTTTGATAGGCGTGCGGGAAATGTACAACTCTTTAGGCGTTCCTGTCCCAGGAATGGTGGAAGCTATCACTTCTCTCAAACAAGCCTCCTTGGATTTATTGAGCGCTGAAGATGCTGTCGAAGCAGCCCCTTACTTTGATTACATCATTCAAGCGATGTCCTAATACACCTGGTATTAGTTCTAGCAGTGGACTTTCAGTCTACCAGAGTGAGTATGAGACATTAGTACTCAATCCCAATCAATAAAATTCATCATTTGAGGACACCTTCCCCACACTTGATAGTGGCTATGGCAAAATCTTTGTCAAGTTATTATCTGGTAGTGGGGATATTTTATACTCAGTAATTAAGATAAAGACAAAAAACCGACAGGTTTAAGGCTGTCGGTCATTAGTGTGTTCCCTATTAATGACTCGGCTAGAGTTCAGTTATAGGTGATTATGCCAATATGCCCACTCTTAGAGGAGGATCTTTATCATATAAAAATTGTGATTATAATCATGTTTTTTGTGATTATAATCACCAATGTATTACCTAAAAAATGTATTCACTTCAATAATTAATTTTACTTAGCCATCCTAAATCAAACTCAATACTTTCATGTCAAAAAACCTAAAACTTGTGAAACCGAATACTATATTCCTTCAAACATCCTTTTAGAAGATTTGGGAGAAGCATTATTTGATTTTTCTGAAGTTGGTGATTTAGTGACTTGGTTAAACGAAAGAGTGGGCAATTAATCAAGATTTAGTAAGAATATTTTTTAGAGCCATTGTATATAATATCTCTTCGTAGATTTAATCATATTTATATTTTGAATGATAAAGTTAAAAGCAGAGAAATTTTATGCATTTATCAATGATTGTTAACAGTCCAATAGATAAAAATTGGCATGGAAGACTTAACTTAGTCTATGCTAAACGCCAAGATTCCACTCAGTTAATTTACAACCATCATCAAGCGCCGTTTAATATACAACGCCCCTTTTATCCAGAAGGACAAGAAGTTTGTCACAGCGTCATTTTACACACGGCTGGGGGCATTGTGGGGGGCGATCGCTTGTCATCTGATATCCACCTCGAAAAAGATTCTCAAGCATTAATCACCACAGCCGCTGCTGGTAAGGTATATCGCAGTAATGGCTTACCAGCAAAACAAACCGTAAATATCCAAATTGGTGCTAATGCTTGTTTAGAATATTTACCTCAAGAGACTATTTTATTCAATGGTGCTGTTTATCGTCAAGATTTAAAGGTAAAATTAGATACCAACTCTAGCTTTATCGGCTGGGAGATTACACGGTTGGGACGCAGTGCGAGAGGAGAAAAGTTTTTAGAGGGAGAAATGCGATCGCACACCGAAATCTGGCAAAATGGTATTCCGCAATGGATTGATAGGCAAATCTTGCCCGGTAGTGAAGAAGTATTTCACAGTCCCCACGGTTTAGCGGGATATCCTGTAGTTGGTAGCCTCGTTTGGGTAGGAAGTTCTGTTTCCAGAGAAATTATTGAAAAAGCACGTTCTCTAGTTACTCAAAATAATTTAACGGGTGTGAGTCGTCTGCAAAATGGATTTTTGTGTCGATATCGTGGTAATTCTACATCTGAAGTCAGAAACTGGTTTACAAATGTTTGGCAAATTTTACGAGTATCTTTGCTAAATCGTGGTAATTGTATTCCCAGAGTCTGGCAGATTTGAAATAACCGCAGAGGATGAAAAATGCAACTTACACCCCAGGAAAAAGATAAATTATTAATTTTTACTGCTGCTTTAGTAGCAGAAAGACGAAAAAATAGAGGTTTGAAATTGAATTATCCAGAAGCAGTTGCTTTTATTTCTGCTGCGATTTTGGAAGGTGCAAGAGATGGACAAACGGTGGCAGAATTAATGAGTTATGGCACAACCTTATTAACTCGTAATGATGTCATGGAAGGTATTCCTGAAATGATTCATGATGTACAAGTAGAAGCAACTTTTCCAGACGGAACTAAGTTAGTAACTGTACATAATCCGATTAGATAATGCTCACGCAAAGGCGCAAAGACGCAAAGGAAGAAATTATGATTCCAGGTGAAATCATCACCCCAGCAGGTGAAATAGAATTAAATCTAGGTCGTCCAACCACAAAATTAATAGTAGCAAATACAGGAGATAGACCAATTCAAATCGGTTCACATTTCCACTTTTACGAAGTTAACACCGCCCTACATTTTGATAGAGAAAAAGCGCGAGGAATGCGATTAGATATCCCCGCCGGCACAGCCGTGAGATTTGAACCAGGAGACGAAAAAGAAATTACCCTCATCCACCTCGTTGGTAAACGCCAAATTTACGGCTTCAACAACAAAATTGACGGAAACCTCTAAATTTCTCTCTGTGCCTCTGCGACTCTGCGTGATAAAAAAAAGGATTTTCTATGACCTACAAAATGAACCGCCAAGCCTACGCTGAAACCTACGGACCAACAGTAGGAGACAAAATCAGACTAGCTGACACAGAATTATTTATTGAAGTAGAACAAGACTTCACCACATACGGCGACGAAGTAAAATTTGGTGGGGGAAAAGTCATCAGAGACGGAATGGGACAATCCCCCATTTCTAATCATGATGGTGCAGTAGACTTAGTTATTACTAACGCCTTAATTCTCGATTGGTGGGGAATTGTGAAAGCGGATATTGGTATTAAAGACGGCAAAATTCACAAAATTGGTAAAGCTGGAAATCCCTATATTCAAGACAACATAGATATTATTATTGGACCCGGAACCGAAGCTTTAGCAGGGGAAGGAATGATTCTGACGGCTGGGGGAATTGATTCTCACATTCATTTTATTTGTCCCCAACAGATTGAAGTTGCGATCGCATCGGGAATCACTACCATGATAGGTGGAGGAACAGGCCCCGCAACAGGTACAAACGCCACCACCTGCACTCCCGGCCCTTGGAATATGTACCGAATGCTGCAAGCGGCTGATGCTTTCCCGGTTAATATCGGCTTTTTAGGCAAAGGTAACACCAGTCAACCCCAAGGACTCATAGAACAAGTCCAAGCCGGTGCAATGGGGTTAAAACTCCATGAAGACTGGGGAACTACCCCCGCAACCATTGACACCTGTCTCACTGTTGCTGATGAATATGATGTCCAAGTTGCAATTCACACCGACACCCTCAACGAAGCCGGATTTGTTGAAGATACTATTGCGGCTTTTAAACATCGTGCCATTCACACCTACCACACCGAAGGTGCAGGAGGAGGACACGCACCCGATATCATCAAAGTCTGTGGACAAAGCAACGTTTTACCATCTTCCACGAATCCTACCCGTCCTTACACCCTCAACACCCTAGATGAACACCTGGATATGTTGATGGTATGTCATCACTTAGATCCGGCAATTCCCGAAGATGTTGCCTTTGCTGAGTCCCGCATTCGTCGAGAAACCATCGCTGCGGAGGATATTCTGCACGATTTAGGCGCGTTTAGTATGATTGCTTCGGATTCCCAAGCGATGGGACGTGTTGGTGAAGTGATAATTCGGACTTGGCAGACATCACACAAAATGAAGGTACAACGCGGAAGCCTTGCTGGAGATAGCAATGCAGACAATCTCCGAGCGAAAAGATATGTCGCTAAATATACAATTAACCCAGCGATTACACATGGTATTTCCCAATATGTGGGGTCAGTGGAAGCCGGGAAATTAGCAGATTTATGTTTGTGGAAACCGGCCTTTTTTGGTGTGAAACCAGAAATTGTGATTAAAGGGGGAATGATTGCTTGGGCGCAAATGGGTGATGCAAATGCTAGTATTCCCACACCGCAGCCTGTACACGCACGTCCCATGTTTGGTAGTTTTGCCGGTGCGAGGAATGCTACATCATTAACTTTTGTTTCTCAAGCTGCTTTAGAAAGAGATATTCCCCAACAATTAGGGTTACACAAAACAGCAGTTGCAGTTTCAGGAACTCGGCAAATTAGTAAGCGGGATATGAAATTAAATGATGCTTTACCTCATATTGAAGTAGACCCAGAAACCTACGAAGTTCGCGCAGATGGAGAATTATTAACTTGTGAACCAGCAACGGTTTTACCAATGGCACAAAGATACTTTTTGTTTTAGTTTATGACTGAACTATCCACCGATTACGATAGTCCTTGGAAAGAAATTATAGAACTTTATAGCAATTCCCAAGCTCATGAAATACACCCCACCCGCGTTGTCGCGCACCCTCCCCTTACCAAGGGGAGGGTTGGGGAAAGGTAATTTTGTATCTAACTAGAGTGGGAAAGGCTATATTTCGACAAGTTTTTAGAGTTTTTATTTCCCTTAGCTTATGCAGAAATAGACTGGAATCGTCCTTATCAATTTTAGTAAGGGTGAAGTATTCGGGTGATAAACTATCCTTAAAAGCATTGATTTTCTGTCCAAATGCTTCGCCCCTACTAGTCCCAAATTTATCAATTAAAGCTATTTTTGCCTTTTCTATACCTTTTTGAGAAGCCTGAGGCGACATAATCTCCTTAGAAACTTTTACACCATTATATTGCTGTTGGCAAAAGTCACACATACAGAAAGCCTGTTAAATACGACATTAGAGGGATTTCAGAAAGACATAAATCTAATATGCTGACTAAGGCGATCGCAATGCTAGAAACTCTAATCCCCTAATTACTCAACAAATCTCTTGAAATTATCCTG includes:
- a CDS encoding urease subunit beta, with protein sequence MIPGEIITPAGEIELNLGRPTTKLIVANTGDRPIQIGSHFHFYEVNTALHFDREKARGMRLDIPAGTAVRFEPGDEKEITLIHLVGKRQIYGFNNKIDGNL
- the ureA gene encoding urease subunit gamma → MQLTPQEKDKLLIFTAALVAERRKNRGLKLNYPEAVAFISAAILEGARDGQTVAELMSYGTTLLTRNDVMEGIPEMIHDVQVEATFPDGTKLVTVHNPIR
- a CDS encoding DUF4351 domain-containing protein, which translates into the protein MLLEDLGEALFDFSEVGDLVTWLNERVGN
- the ureC gene encoding urease subunit alpha; the protein is MTYKMNRQAYAETYGPTVGDKIRLADTELFIEVEQDFTTYGDEVKFGGGKVIRDGMGQSPISNHDGAVDLVITNALILDWWGIVKADIGIKDGKIHKIGKAGNPYIQDNIDIIIGPGTEALAGEGMILTAGGIDSHIHFICPQQIEVAIASGITTMIGGGTGPATGTNATTCTPGPWNMYRMLQAADAFPVNIGFLGKGNTSQPQGLIEQVQAGAMGLKLHEDWGTTPATIDTCLTVADEYDVQVAIHTDTLNEAGFVEDTIAAFKHRAIHTYHTEGAGGGHAPDIIKVCGQSNVLPSSTNPTRPYTLNTLDEHLDMLMVCHHLDPAIPEDVAFAESRIRRETIAAEDILHDLGAFSMIASDSQAMGRVGEVIIRTWQTSHKMKVQRGSLAGDSNADNLRAKRYVAKYTINPAITHGISQYVGSVEAGKLADLCLWKPAFFGVKPEIVIKGGMIAWAQMGDANASIPTPQPVHARPMFGSFAGARNATSLTFVSQAALERDIPQQLGLHKTAVAVSGTRQISKRDMKLNDALPHIEVDPETYEVRADGELLTCEPATVLPMAQRYFLF
- a CDS encoding urease accessory protein UreD; its protein translation is MIVNSPIDKNWHGRLNLVYAKRQDSTQLIYNHHQAPFNIQRPFYPEGQEVCHSVILHTAGGIVGGDRLSSDIHLEKDSQALITTAAAGKVYRSNGLPAKQTVNIQIGANACLEYLPQETILFNGAVYRQDLKVKLDTNSSFIGWEITRLGRSARGEKFLEGEMRSHTEIWQNGIPQWIDRQILPGSEEVFHSPHGLAGYPVVGSLVWVGSSVSREIIEKARSLVTQNNLTGVSRLQNGFLCRYRGNSTSEVRNWFTNVWQILRVSLLNRGNCIPRVWQI